The following are encoded in a window of Pseudomonas graminis genomic DNA:
- a CDS encoding LysR substrate-binding domain-containing protein: MELRHLRYFVMVAEERHFTRAAARLNMQQPPLSQQIRALEDELGFELFKRHPKGVDLTAGGQVFLQEAQDILARVKEGSLKASRAAHGIEGHLTIGFTSSAAAHPLIPRIIRAYRERFPGVAVSLREGSAQQLTESAIDGSVDVGILRAPVSRHQSIAFYRLLNEEMLLTLPVGHRLLTGHQADQGPPVISLLDLAEEQFILVRRPGAPGMYANLIKACLNAGFNPKVAFEVERMLTNVSLVAAGAGISIVPGSMRDVHKESVVYCRIADAKPRLHAPITLVCPSFNPQPPLRNFVALSQELSGRRITQ, translated from the coding sequence ATGGAGCTTCGTCATCTGCGCTATTTCGTCATGGTGGCTGAGGAACGACATTTCACCCGCGCCGCAGCACGCCTGAATATGCAGCAGCCGCCGCTGAGCCAGCAGATCCGGGCGCTGGAGGACGAGCTGGGTTTCGAGCTGTTCAAGCGCCATCCCAAAGGGGTGGATCTCACCGCAGGCGGGCAGGTTTTCCTGCAAGAGGCGCAGGACATTCTGGCGAGGGTCAAGGAAGGTTCGCTCAAGGCTTCGCGCGCCGCCCACGGCATCGAGGGGCACCTGACCATCGGTTTCACCAGCTCGGCCGCTGCCCATCCGCTGATTCCCCGGATCATTCGTGCTTACCGTGAGCGTTTCCCTGGCGTGGCGGTTTCACTGAGGGAGGGCAGCGCGCAGCAGCTGACCGAGTCAGCCATTGATGGCAGCGTTGACGTCGGCATTTTGCGGGCGCCCGTCAGCCGACATCAAAGCATCGCTTTTTACCGGCTGCTGAACGAAGAGATGCTGCTGACGTTACCGGTAGGGCATCGCTTGTTGACCGGGCATCAGGCAGACCAGGGGCCGCCTGTTATTTCGCTCCTCGATCTGGCCGAAGAGCAATTCATCCTGGTCCGTCGTCCGGGTGCCCCCGGGATGTACGCCAACCTGATCAAGGCCTGTTTGAACGCCGGTTTCAATCCGAAGGTCGCCTTTGAGGTTGAGCGTATGCTCACCAACGTCAGCCTTGTCGCCGCGGGCGCGGGCATCTCTATCGTGCCGGGGTCGATGCGCGATGTGCACAAGGAAAGCGTAGTGTATTGCCGGATCGCTGACGCAAAGCCTCGGTTGCACGCACCAATAACGCTGGTATGCCCAAGCTTTAATCCACAGCCGCCGCTGCGCAACTTCGTTGCCCTGTCGCAAGAGCTGAGCGGGCGGAGAATTACGCAATAA
- the suhB gene encoding type III secretion system regulator SuhB, with the protein MQPMLNIALRAARSASELIFRSIERLDTIKVDEKDAKDYVTEIDRAAEQSIITALRKAYPTHGILGEESGLHEGSGEGTDYLWIIDPLDGTTNFVRGVPHFAVSIACKYRGRLEHAVVLDPVRQEEFTASRGRGAALNGRRLRVSPRKSLEGALLGTGFPFRENQLDNLDNYMNMFRSLVGQTAGIRRAGAASLDLAYVAAGRFDAFWESGLSEWDMAAGALLIQEAGGLVSDFNGGHDFLEKGHIVAGNTKCFKAVLTSIAPFVPTSLKR; encoded by the coding sequence ATGCAGCCCATGCTGAATATCGCGCTGCGCGCCGCCCGCAGCGCCAGCGAATTGATTTTCCGCTCCATCGAGCGCCTGGATACCATCAAGGTCGACGAAAAAGACGCGAAAGATTACGTAACCGAAATCGATCGCGCCGCCGAGCAGAGCATCATCACTGCATTGCGCAAGGCGTATCCAACCCACGGCATCCTTGGCGAAGAAAGCGGCCTGCATGAAGGCAGCGGCGAAGGCACCGACTACCTCTGGATCATCGATCCGCTCGACGGCACCACCAACTTCGTGCGTGGCGTTCCTCACTTCGCCGTCAGCATCGCGTGCAAATACCGCGGTCGCCTGGAACACGCCGTTGTTCTGGACCCGGTCCGTCAGGAAGAATTCACCGCCAGCCGCGGTCGGGGCGCTGCCCTGAACGGCCGTCGTCTGCGCGTCAGCCCGCGCAAGAGCCTTGAAGGCGCACTGCTCGGCACAGGTTTCCCGTTCCGTGAGAACCAACTCGACAACCTCGACAACTACATGAACATGTTCCGTTCGCTGGTAGGCCAGACTGCGGGCATCCGTCGCGCCGGCGCCGCGAGCCTGGACCTGGCTTACGTGGCTGCGGGCCGTTTCGATGCGTTCTGGGAATCGGGTCTGTCGGAGTGGGACATGGCCGCAGGCGCCCTGCTGATTCAGGAAGCAGGCGGTCTGGTCAGTGACTTCAACGGCGGTCACGACTTCCTTGAAAAGGGCCACATCGTTGCGGGCAACACCAAATGCTTCAAAGCGGTGCTGACCTCGATCGCTCCGTTTGTGCCGACGTCGCTGAAGCGTTAA
- the trmJ gene encoding tRNA (cytosine(32)/uridine(32)-2'-O)-methyltransferase TrmJ: MLQNIRVVLVGTSHPGNIGGAARAMKNMGLSRLVLVDPAMFPHHEADARASGAGDILEGAQVVATLEDALVGCNLVLGTSARDRRIPWPLLDPREAGVKTVEHAALGEEIALVFGREYAGLTNEELQRCHYHVHIPSDPEFSSLNLAAAVQVLSYETRMAWLAADGQASKVEKFEVNSVRSTELATMDEMEKFYEHLQSTLVTIGFLDPEKPRHLMARLRRLYGRSAVNRSEMSILRGILTETQKAANGEPYKRKDQ; this comes from the coding sequence GTGCTGCAAAATATTCGTGTCGTCCTGGTCGGTACCAGTCATCCCGGAAATATCGGTGGCGCCGCGCGTGCCATGAAAAACATGGGCCTTTCCCGTCTGGTGCTGGTTGATCCCGCCATGTTTCCCCACCATGAAGCCGATGCACGGGCGTCTGGCGCGGGCGACATCCTGGAAGGCGCGCAGGTCGTGGCGACGCTGGAAGATGCGTTGGTAGGCTGCAACCTGGTATTGGGCACCAGCGCCCGGGATCGCCGCATTCCCTGGCCGCTGCTCGACCCTCGCGAAGCGGGCGTCAAGACCGTGGAGCACGCCGCGCTGGGCGAAGAGATCGCACTGGTGTTCGGCCGTGAATACGCCGGCCTCACCAATGAAGAGCTGCAGCGCTGCCATTACCACGTGCACATTCCTTCGGACCCGGAATTCAGTTCGTTGAATCTGGCTGCCGCCGTGCAGGTGTTGAGTTACGAAACCCGCATGGCCTGGCTCGCGGCGGACGGGCAGGCAAGCAAGGTGGAGAAGTTCGAGGTCAACTCGGTGCGCAGTACCGAGCTGGCGACCATGGATGAGATGGAGAAATTCTATGAGCATCTTCAGTCCACGCTGGTCACCATCGGCTTCCTTGATCCCGAGAAGCCGCGCCATCTGATGGCCCGGCTGCGTCGTTTGTACGGGCGCTCTGCGGTCAATCGATCCGAGATGAGCATCTTGCGCGGCATCCTCACCGAGACCCAGAAAGCGGCCAACGGCGAACCCTACAAGCGGAAGGATCAGTGA
- the cysE gene encoding serine O-acetyltransferase has translation MFERLREDIQSVFHRDPAARNAFEVLTCYPGMHAIWLHRLSGWLWRNDLKWPARMVSNFGRWLTGIEIHPGAKVGRRFFIDHGMGIVIGETAEIGDDVTLYQGVTLGGTSWNKGKRHPTLESGVVVGAGAKVLGPFTVGAGAKVGSNAVVTKPVPAGATVVGIPGRIIVKSDDEAEAKRKAIAEKLGFDAYGVSEDMPDPVARAIGQLLDHLQAMDVRVEDMGKALKSLGGEYREKELPELRQEVFDCMKEPCQADAPRK, from the coding sequence ATGTTCGAGCGTCTGCGGGAAGACATCCAAAGCGTGTTCCATCGTGACCCGGCGGCACGAAATGCCTTTGAAGTGCTCACCTGCTATCCCGGCATGCACGCGATCTGGCTGCATCGGCTGTCCGGCTGGCTGTGGCGCAACGACCTGAAGTGGCCAGCGCGCATGGTTTCCAACTTCGGTCGCTGGTTGACCGGCATTGAAATCCATCCCGGCGCTAAAGTCGGCCGGCGTTTTTTCATCGATCACGGTATGGGCATCGTCATCGGCGAGACCGCCGAGATCGGCGATGACGTGACCCTTTACCAAGGCGTGACGCTGGGCGGCACAAGTTGGAACAAGGGTAAACGCCATCCGACTCTGGAGTCCGGTGTTGTGGTGGGCGCGGGTGCGAAGGTACTCGGGCCATTCACAGTGGGTGCCGGGGCGAAGGTCGGTTCCAACGCGGTGGTGACCAAGCCCGTGCCGGCGGGTGCGACGGTGGTGGGCATTCCCGGACGAATCATCGTCAAGTCTGACGATGAAGCCGAAGCCAAGCGCAAGGCGATCGCCGAAAAGCTCGGCTTCGATGCCTATGGCGTCAGCGAGGACATGCCTGATCCAGTGGCGCGCGCGATCGGGCAATTGCTCGATCACCTGCAAGCGATGGACGTTCGTGTGGAAGACATGGGCAAGGCATTGAAGAGCCTGGGCGGTGAATATCGCGAGAAGGAATTGCCGGAGTTGCGTCAGGAAGTCTTCGACTGCATGAAAGAGCCTTGCCAGGCTGATGCTCCCCGGAAATGA
- the iscR gene encoding Fe-S cluster assembly transcriptional regulator IscR has protein sequence MRLTTKGRYAVTAMLDLALHAQHGPVSLADISERQGISLSYLEQLFAKLRRGNLVSSVRGPGGGYQLSRDMQGIQVAQVIDAVNESVDATRCQGLGDCHAGDTCLTHHLWCDLSQQIHEFLSGISLADLVTRREVQEVAQRQDLRRCGSKTQPLDKIETSAVE, from the coding sequence ATGCGACTGACTACAAAAGGCCGATACGCTGTCACTGCCATGCTTGATCTGGCATTGCATGCGCAGCATGGGCCAGTGTCCCTGGCCGATATCTCCGAGCGGCAAGGGATTTCCCTTTCCTACCTCGAGCAACTGTTCGCCAAGCTGCGCCGCGGCAACCTTGTTTCCAGCGTACGCGGTCCCGGCGGCGGTTATCAGTTGTCCCGCGACATGCAGGGCATTCAGGTGGCGCAGGTGATTGACGCGGTCAACGAATCGGTTGACGCGACGCGCTGCCAGGGGCTCGGTGATTGCCATGCTGGCGACACCTGTCTGACCCACCACTTGTGGTGCGACCTCAGTCAGCAGATTCACGAATTTCTAAGCGGTATCAGCCTGGCCGACCTCGTCACTCGCCGTGAAGTGCAAGAAGTCGCCCAACGTCAGGATCTGCGCCGTTGCGGTAGCAAGACGCAGCCACTGGACAAGATTGAAACATCCGCCGTTGAGTGA
- a CDS encoding IscS subfamily cysteine desulfurase, with product MRLPIYLDYSATTPVDPRVAQKMSDCLLVDGNFGNPASRSHVFGWKAEEAVENARRQVADLVNADPREIVWTSGATESNNLAIKGAAHFYASKGKHLITSKIEHKAVLDTMRQLEREGFEVTYLEPTEDGLITPAMIEAVLRDDTVLVSIMHVNNEIGTVNDIAAIGEMTRSRGVLFHVDAAQATGKVEIDLANLKVDLMSFSAHKTYGPKGIGALWVSRKPRVRIEAEMHGGGHERGMRSGTLATHQIVGMGEAFRVAKEDMAAENVRIKALSDRFYQQVAHLEELYVNGSMTARVPHNLNLSFNYVEGESLIMALKDLAVSSGSACTSASLEPSYVLRALGRNDELAHSSIRFTFGRFTTEEEIDYAAQKVCEAVTKLRALSPLWDMFKDGVDISKIEWAAH from the coding sequence ATGAGATTGCCGATTTACCTCGATTATTCCGCAACCACCCCGGTCGATCCGCGTGTTGCGCAGAAAATGAGCGACTGCTTGCTGGTGGATGGCAACTTCGGTAACCCGGCGTCGCGCTCCCACGTCTTTGGCTGGAAGGCTGAAGAGGCGGTAGAGAACGCGCGTCGTCAGGTCGCCGATCTGGTCAACGCCGACCCGCGCGAAATCGTCTGGACTTCCGGTGCCACCGAGTCCAACAACCTCGCGATCAAGGGCGCTGCGCATTTCTATGCCTCCAAAGGCAAGCACCTGATCACCAGCAAAATCGAACACAAAGCCGTGCTCGACACCATGCGTCAGCTTGAGCGTGAAGGCTTTGAAGTCACCTACCTCGAGCCGACCGAAGATGGCCTGATCACTCCGGCCATGATCGAAGCTGTCCTGCGCGACGACACCGTTCTGGTCTCGATCATGCACGTCAACAACGAGATCGGTACGGTCAACGACATCGCAGCGATTGGCGAGATGACCCGTTCCCGCGGTGTGCTCTTCCACGTCGACGCAGCGCAGGCCACCGGCAAGGTTGAAATCGACCTCGCCAACCTCAAAGTTGATCTGATGTCGTTCTCGGCCCACAAGACCTACGGTCCTAAAGGCATTGGCGCACTGTGGGTCAGCCGCAAGCCACGTGTCCGCATCGAAGCCGAAATGCACGGTGGCGGTCACGAGCGTGGCATGCGTTCCGGTACGCTGGCAACGCACCAGATCGTCGGCATGGGCGAAGCGTTCCGCGTTGCCAAGGAAGACATGGCTGCCGAGAACGTTCGCATCAAAGCCTTGAGTGATCGCTTCTATCAGCAGGTTGCGCATCTGGAAGAGTTGTACGTCAACGGCAGCATGACTGCCCGTGTGCCGCACAATCTCAACCTGAGCTTCAACTATGTGGAAGGCGAGTCGCTGATCATGGCGCTCAAGGATCTGGCGGTATCGTCCGGCTCCGCATGCACCTCGGCTTCGCTCGAACCTTCCTACGTGCTGCGCGCCCTGGGTCGTAACGATGAGCTGGCACACAGCTCGATCCGTTTCACCTTCGGTCGCTTCACCACTGAAGAAGAGATCGACTACGCCGCGCAGAAAGTCTGCGAGGCTGTCACCAAGCTGCGCGCCTTGTCGCCGCTGTGGGACATGTTCAAAGACGGCGTCGACATCTCTAAGATCGAGTGGGCGGCGCACTAA
- the iscU gene encoding Fe-S cluster assembly scaffold IscU, whose amino-acid sequence MAYSEKVIDHYENPRNVGKMNAEDPDVGTGMVGAPACGDVMRLQIKVNEQGIIEDAKFKTYGCGSAIASSSLATEWMKGKTLDEAETIKNTQLAEELALPPVKIHCSVLAEDAIKAAVRDYKQKKGLL is encoded by the coding sequence ATGGCTTACAGCGAAAAGGTCATCGACCACTACGAAAATCCCCGCAACGTCGGCAAGATGAATGCGGAGGACCCTGATGTCGGCACCGGCATGGTCGGCGCGCCGGCGTGCGGCGACGTCATGCGTCTGCAGATCAAAGTCAACGAGCAGGGCATCATCGAAGACGCCAAGTTCAAGACCTACGGCTGCGGCTCTGCCATCGCGTCGAGCTCCCTGGCCACCGAGTGGATGAAAGGCAAGACTCTGGATGAAGCAGAGACCATCAAGAACACTCAGCTGGCCGAAGAACTGGCCCTGCCGCCAGTGAAAATCCACTGCTCCGTACTCGCTGAAGACGCCATCAAGGCGGCCGTTCGCGACTACAAGCAGAAGAAAGGCCTGCTCTAA
- the iscA gene encoding iron-sulfur cluster assembly protein IscA: MAISMTEAAANHVRRSLDGRGKGDGIRLGVRTTGCSGLAYVLEFVDEPESEDTVFEYHGVKVIIDPKSLVYLDGTELDFVKEGLNEGFKFNNPNSRGECGCGESFNV, encoded by the coding sequence ATGGCTATCAGCATGACCGAAGCAGCCGCCAACCATGTGCGTCGCTCCCTCGATGGGCGCGGCAAGGGTGACGGCATTCGTCTGGGCGTTCGCACGACCGGTTGTTCAGGCCTTGCGTACGTGCTCGAGTTCGTCGATGAGCCTGAAAGCGAAGACACGGTGTTCGAGTACCACGGCGTCAAGGTGATCATCGATCCCAAAAGCCTGGTCTATCTTGACGGCACCGAGCTCGATTTCGTCAAGGAAGGGTTGAACGAAGGCTTCAAGTTCAACAATCCCAACTCGCGCGGTGAATGTGGCTGCGGCGAAAGCTTCAACGTCTGA
- the hscB gene encoding co-chaperone HscB translates to MGTPCHFALFDLQPGFNLDLDLLATRYRELARSVHPDRFADAPEAEQRVALERSASLNDAYQTLKNAPKRARYLLALKGEVPLEVTVQDPEFLMQQMQWREELEDLQDDADLAGVAVFKRRLKVAQEELNESFAACWDDAAQREQAERLMRRMQFLDKLSYEVRQLEERLDD, encoded by the coding sequence GTGGGTACTCCTTGTCACTTTGCTTTATTCGACCTGCAGCCGGGCTTCAATCTGGATCTCGACCTGCTGGCGACGCGTTACCGTGAGCTCGCACGGAGCGTGCACCCCGACCGTTTTGCCGACGCCCCCGAGGCGGAGCAAAGGGTTGCGCTGGAGCGCTCTGCCAGTCTGAACGACGCCTACCAAACGCTGAAGAATGCGCCTAAAAGGGCGCGTTACCTGCTGGCGCTGAAGGGCGAAGTTCCGCTGGAGGTCACCGTCCAGGATCCCGAGTTTCTGATGCAGCAGATGCAATGGCGCGAAGAGCTCGAAGATCTTCAGGACGACGCGGATCTGGCGGGTGTCGCGGTATTCAAGCGCCGGCTCAAGGTTGCCCAGGAAGAACTGAACGAAAGCTTCGCGGCTTGTTGGGACGATGCTGCACAGCGAGAGCAGGCCGAAAGGCTGATGCGTCGCATGCAGTTCCTCGACAAACTCTCCTACGAAGTGCGCCAGCTCGAAGAGCGCCTCGACGATTAA
- the hscA gene encoding Fe-S protein assembly chaperone HscA, giving the protein MALLQIAEPGQAPKPHQRRLAVGIDLGTTNSLVAALRSGISEPLPDAGGQVILPSAVRYHAERVEVGQSAKDAAATDPLNTIISVKRLMGRGISDVKHLGGQLPYRFTGGESHMPFIETVQGPKSPVEVSADILKVLRQRAEETLGGELVGAVITVPAYFDDAQRQATKDAAKLAGLTVLRLLNEPTAAAVAYGLDQNAEGVVAIYDLGGGTFDISILRLTGGVFEVMATGGDSALGGDDFDHAIATWIIAEAGLSDDLDPAAQRRLMQTACAAKESLTDADSVDVVHGDWQGVLTRAAFDALIEPMIARSLKACRRAVRDCGIELDEVEAVVMVGGSTRVPRVREAVAELFGRQPLTEIDPDQVVAIGAAIQADTLAGNKRDGGELLLLDVIPLSLGLETMGGLMEKVIPRNTTIPVARAQEFTTYKDGQSAMMIHVLQGERELISDCRSLARFDLRGIPAMVAGAAKIRVTFQVDADGLLSVSARELASGVESSIQVKPSYGLTDGEITRMLKDSFQYAGDDMVARALREQQVDAQRLLEAVEGALQADGDRLLDAEERMVIDLQMEELRELMKGNDGPAIELQTKRLSQVTDAFAARRLDSTVKAALSGRNLNEIEE; this is encoded by the coding sequence ATGGCTCTACTGCAGATCGCCGAACCCGGCCAAGCTCCAAAACCTCATCAGCGTCGCCTGGCTGTCGGGATTGACCTCGGCACCACCAATTCGCTGGTGGCTGCCCTGCGCAGCGGCATCAGTGAGCCGCTTCCCGACGCAGGCGGCCAGGTCATCCTGCCGTCTGCCGTTCGCTATCACGCCGAGCGCGTCGAAGTGGGCCAGTCGGCGAAGGACGCTGCGGCGACCGATCCGCTGAACACCATCATTTCCGTCAAACGCCTCATGGGTCGCGGGATCTCCGATGTGAAGCATTTGGGTGGGCAGTTGCCTTACCGCTTCACCGGCGGCGAGTCCCACATGCCGTTCATTGAAACCGTGCAGGGCCCGAAGAGCCCGGTTGAAGTGTCGGCTGACATCCTCAAGGTGCTGCGTCAGCGTGCTGAGGAAACCCTGGGTGGCGAGCTGGTCGGCGCGGTCATCACCGTTCCCGCTTATTTCGATGACGCCCAGCGTCAGGCCACCAAAGACGCCGCAAAGCTGGCGGGCCTTACCGTTCTTCGCCTGCTTAACGAGCCCACGGCGGCTGCCGTGGCGTACGGGCTGGATCAAAACGCCGAAGGTGTGGTTGCTATTTACGATCTGGGTGGCGGCACCTTCGATATCTCGATTCTGCGCCTGACCGGCGGCGTATTTGAAGTCATGGCGACCGGTGGCGACAGCGCGCTGGGCGGTGATGATTTCGACCACGCCATCGCGACCTGGATCATTGCTGAAGCCGGTCTGTCCGACGATCTCGACCCGGCTGCCCAGCGCCGTCTGATGCAGACGGCATGCGCGGCGAAAGAATCCCTGACTGACGCCGATTCGGTCGATGTCGTCCATGGCGACTGGCAGGGTGTACTGACCCGCGCCGCATTCGATGCCCTCATTGAGCCAATGATCGCCCGCAGCCTTAAAGCCTGCCGTCGCGCCGTTCGTGATTGCGGCATTGAGCTGGATGAAGTCGAAGCCGTGGTCATGGTGGGCGGCTCCACCCGTGTGCCGCGAGTTCGCGAAGCGGTGGCCGAACTCTTTGGCCGTCAACCGTTGACCGAGATCGACCCGGATCAGGTAGTCGCCATCGGCGCTGCGATCCAGGCCGATACGCTGGCAGGCAACAAGCGCGATGGCGGTGAGCTGCTGCTGCTCGACGTGATCCCGTTGTCCCTGGGGCTGGAGACCATGGGTGGCCTGATGGAGAAGGTCATTCCGCGCAACACCACGATCCCGGTGGCCCGCGCCCAGGAATTCACCACTTACAAAGACGGCCAGTCGGCCATGATGATTCACGTGCTGCAAGGCGAGCGTGAATTGATCAGCGACTGCCGTTCACTGGCGCGTTTTGACCTGCGTGGCATTCCCGCGATGGTCGCCGGCGCCGCGAAAATCCGCGTGACCTTCCAGGTCGACGCCGATGGCCTGCTCAGCGTGTCCGCCCGCGAGCTGGCATCCGGCGTTGAGTCGAGCATTCAGGTCAAGCCTTCGTATGGGCTGACTGACGGTGAAATCACCCGCATGCTCAAGGACTCCTTCCAGTACGCCGGTGACGACATGGTGGCTCGCGCGTTGCGTGAACAGCAGGTCGACGCCCAGCGTTTGCTCGAAGCCGTTGAAGGCGCGTTGCAGGCCGATGGCGATCGCTTGCTCGACGCCGAAGAGCGCATGGTCATCGACCTGCAGATGGAAGAGCTACGTGAATTGATGAAGGGCAATGACGGCCCGGCCATCGAGCTGCAGACCAAACGTCTGTCGCAGGTGACTGATGCGTTCGCCGCCCGCCGCCTGGACTCGACGGTGAAAGCCGCGCTGTCAGGGCGCAACCTGAATGAGATTGAGGAATAA
- the fdx gene encoding ISC system 2Fe-2S type ferredoxin, producing MPQVTFLPHAEHCPDGMVVEAEVGKSILELAHDHHIEIESACGGVCACTTCHCIIRAGFNSLEEADELEEDYLDRAWGLEAQSRLACQAKVGTEDLTVEIPKYSLNHAAEAPH from the coding sequence ATGCCGCAGGTTACATTTCTGCCACACGCCGAGCATTGCCCGGACGGAATGGTTGTCGAGGCTGAAGTCGGCAAGTCGATTCTGGAGCTCGCCCACGATCACCACATCGAGATCGAAAGCGCGTGCGGCGGCGTCTGCGCCTGCACCACCTGCCACTGCATCATTCGTGCGGGGTTCAACTCCCTCGAAGAAGCGGACGAGCTGGAAGAGGACTATCTTGATCGTGCGTGGGGTCTGGAAGCTCAGTCCCGTCTGGCCTGCCAGGCCAAGGTCGGCACCGAAGACCTGACCGTCGAAATCCCGAAATATTCGCTTAACCACGCTGCCGAAGCGCCGCACTGA
- the iscX gene encoding Fe-S cluster assembly protein IscX, whose amino-acid sequence MSYGWNDVQRIAEELAETHPGVDPYSVGFTRLQLMIKQLPDFDDTSGRVGEKVLEAVQTLWADEID is encoded by the coding sequence ATGAGTTACGGTTGGAATGACGTACAACGCATCGCTGAAGAACTCGCCGAGACCCACCCCGGCGTCGACCCTTATTCGGTAGGGTTTACCAGGCTGCAATTGATGATCAAGCAACTGCCTGATTTCGACGACACTTCTGGCCGCGTCGGCGAGAAAGTGCTCGAGGCGGTGCAGACGCTCTGGGCCGACGAAATCGACTGA
- the ndk gene encoding nucleoside-diphosphate kinase — MAVQRTFSIIKPDAVAKNVIGEITTRFEKAGLRVVASKLKQLSKAEAEGFYAEHSARGFFGDLVAFMISGPVVVQVLEGENAIALNRELMGATNPKEAAAGTIRADFADSIDANAVHGSDSEAAAAREISYFFAATEVTTR, encoded by the coding sequence ATGGCTGTTCAACGTACTTTCTCGATCATCAAGCCTGATGCTGTTGCCAAAAACGTCATCGGCGAAATCACCACCCGTTTCGAAAAAGCCGGTCTGCGCGTTGTCGCTTCGAAACTGAAGCAACTGTCCAAGGCCGAAGCAGAAGGTTTCTACGCTGAGCACAGCGCCCGTGGTTTCTTCGGTGATCTGGTTGCATTCATGATCTCCGGCCCGGTTGTCGTACAGGTTCTGGAAGGCGAAAACGCTATCGCTCTGAACCGCGAGCTGATGGGCGCTACCAACCCTAAAGAAGCAGCTGCCGGCACCATCCGTGCTGACTTCGCTGATTCCATCGACGCCAACGCTGTTCACGGCTCCGACTCCGAAGCCGCTGCTGCTCGTGAAATCTCGTACTTCTTCGCTGCTACCGAGGTAACCACTCGCTAA
- the rlmN gene encoding 23S rRNA (adenine(2503)-C(2))-methyltransferase RlmN — protein MTESTGKINLLGLTRLEMEKFFESIGEKRFRAGQVMKWIHHFGVDNFDAMTNVGKALREKLQSRAEIRGPEVVSEDISTDGTRKWVVRVESGSCVETVYIPQGKRGTLCVSSQAGCALDCSFCSTGKQGFNSNLTAAEVIGQVWIANKSFGSVPATVDRAITNVVMMGMGEPLLNFDNVIAAMHLMMDDLGYGISKRRVTLSTSGVVPMIDELSKHIDVSLALSLHAPNDALRNQLVPINKKYPLKMLLESCRNYMAALGEKRVLTIEYTLLKDINDRPEHAVEMIELLKDTPCKVNLIPFNPFPHSGYERPSNNAIRRFQDLLHQAGFNVTVRTTRGEDIDAACGQLVGQVMDRTRRSERYIAVRELSADAEVVQVASARN, from the coding sequence ATGACTGAATCAACTGGCAAAATCAACCTGTTGGGTCTGACCCGGCTGGAAATGGAAAAATTCTTCGAGTCTATCGGGGAGAAGCGCTTCCGTGCCGGTCAGGTCATGAAGTGGATTCACCACTTTGGCGTCGATAACTTCGATGCCATGACGAACGTCGGCAAGGCCCTGCGCGAAAAGCTGCAGAGCCGTGCCGAAATTCGCGGTCCTGAAGTCGTCAGCGAGGACATCTCCACCGACGGCACCCGTAAATGGGTCGTTCGTGTCGAGTCCGGCAGCTGCGTCGAGACCGTTTACATTCCGCAAGGCAAACGCGGCACGCTATGTGTCTCGTCCCAGGCGGGCTGTGCGCTGGATTGCAGTTTCTGCTCCACCGGCAAACAAGGCTTCAACAGCAACCTCACCGCCGCCGAAGTCATCGGTCAGGTGTGGATTGCCAACAAATCTTTCGGCAGTGTCCCGGCTACCGTCGACCGTGCCATCACCAACGTGGTGATGATGGGGATGGGCGAGCCATTGCTGAACTTCGACAATGTCATTGCCGCCATGCATCTGATGATGGATGACCTGGGGTATGGCATTTCCAAGCGCCGGGTGACGCTGTCCACCTCCGGCGTGGTGCCAATGATCGATGAGCTGTCCAAGCACATCGACGTCTCGCTGGCCCTTTCGCTGCACGCGCCCAACGACGCGCTGCGAAACCAGTTGGTGCCGATCAATAAAAAGTACCCCTTGAAGATGCTCCTCGAGTCCTGCCGCAACTACATGGCTGCGTTGGGCGAGAAGCGTGTGCTGACCATCGAGTACACGCTGCTCAAGGACATCAACGACAGGCCTGAGCACGCGGTCGAGATGATCGAGCTGCTCAAGGATACGCCGTGCAAGGTCAACCTGATCCCGTTCAACCCGTTTCCGCATTCGGGCTATGAGCGCCCCAGCAATAATGCGATCCGTCGTTTCCAGGATCTCCTGCATCAAGCCGGTTTCAACGTCACCGTGCGCACCACGCGCGGTGAGGACATCGATGCTGCCTGCGGCCAGTTGGTCGGGCAGGTCATGGACCGCACCCGTCGCAGCGAGCGTTATATTGCCGTGCGGGAGCTCAGTGCCGATGCCGAGGTGGTGCAGGTCGCTTCCGCTCGCAATTGA